A stretch of Streptomyces vietnamensis DNA encodes these proteins:
- a CDS encoding polyketide cyclase, which yields MWEYEHGIETTATPEAIWRLWADVENWGAWNAEIEKIEISGPFEEGARITMTPPGDDPVELVVAEAVEDELFVDEARFGDLLLRTVHRIDRLDRDRVRVVYRMEITGTGADEAGPQIGPGITADWPDTMASLVELARR from the coding sequence ATGTGGGAGTACGAGCACGGCATCGAGACCACCGCCACCCCGGAGGCGATCTGGCGCCTCTGGGCCGACGTCGAGAACTGGGGCGCCTGGAACGCCGAGATCGAGAAGATCGAGATCAGCGGCCCGTTCGAGGAGGGCGCGCGGATCACGATGACGCCGCCCGGCGACGACCCGGTCGAGCTGGTCGTCGCCGAGGCCGTCGAGGACGAACTGTTCGTCGACGAGGCCCGCTTCGGCGATCTGCTGCTGCGCACCGTCCACCGGATCGACCGGCTCGACCGGGACCGGGTGCGGGTCGTGTACCGCATGGAGATCACCGGCACCGGCGCGGACGAGGCCGGCCCGCAGATCGGCCCCGGCATCACCGCCGACTGGCCCGACACCATGGCCTCCCTCGTCGAACTGGCCCGGCGCTGA
- a CDS encoding MarR family winged helix-turn-helix transcriptional regulator, translating to MALDPGKSPGFLLWHATLRWQRDIAAALAPLGLTHVQFVLLACAWWLNTQGEHPNQLALARQAGTDVKMTSQVLRTLENKGLVAREVDPADTRAKRLRVTDAGAALAPRAIAAVEQVDAEFFQPVPVEDAITLLGRLAHPET from the coding sequence ATGGCGCTCGACCCCGGCAAGAGCCCCGGATTCCTGCTCTGGCACGCCACGCTGCGCTGGCAGCGGGACATCGCCGCCGCCCTGGCCCCCCTCGGCCTCACGCACGTGCAGTTCGTCCTGCTCGCCTGCGCCTGGTGGCTCAACACCCAGGGCGAACACCCCAACCAGCTGGCCCTCGCCCGCCAGGCCGGCACCGACGTCAAGATGACCTCCCAGGTCCTGCGCACCCTGGAGAACAAGGGCCTCGTCGCCCGCGAGGTCGACCCGGCCGACACCCGCGCCAAGCGCCTGCGCGTCACCGACGCCGGCGCCGCGCTGGCGCCCCGCGCGATCGCCGCCGTCGAGCAGGTCGACGCGGAGTTCTTCCAGCCGGTACCGGTCGAGGACGCGATCACCCTGCTCGGCCGCCTGGCCCATCCCGAAACCTGA
- a CDS encoding MFS transporter → MPGTARRGPVVAALMLAMGLAALDGTIVSTAVPQIVGDLGGLSVFSWLFSGYLLAVTVTLPVYGKLSDTFGRKPVLIAGTVLFLIGSVLCAAAWNMASLIAFRIVQGLGGGALQGTVQTIAADLYPLKERPKIQAKLSSVWAASSIAGPAVGGLLAGYADWRWIFLINVPVGLVALWLIARHLLEPGRTAPRARVRVDWAGALAIFATGAVLVTALVQGGVAWPWLSAPSLGLLGGAAALAALTVVIERRAAEPIIPGWVWRRRTIAAVNLALGALGLLMVAPTVFLPTYAQSVLGLGPIAAGFVLSSWTLSWPITAALSNRVYTRIGFRLTAILGISLALLLLLAFPFLPFPGEPWQPALLMLLLGGSLGLFQLPLIVGVQSTVPYEERGTTTASVLFCRQVGQSVGAALFGAIANGVLAARLGADTDLDTLARALTATDEIRRAVDAAVDRVYLGAAAAAALALLALLTLAPRRFPVLKEED, encoded by the coding sequence ATCCCTGGCACCGCCCGCCGCGGCCCCGTAGTGGCAGCCCTGATGCTCGCCATGGGGCTCGCCGCCCTCGACGGCACGATCGTGTCCACCGCCGTCCCCCAGATCGTCGGCGACCTCGGCGGACTCTCCGTCTTCTCCTGGCTCTTCTCCGGCTATCTGCTCGCCGTCACGGTCACCCTGCCCGTGTACGGGAAGCTCAGCGACACCTTCGGCCGCAAGCCCGTCCTCATCGCCGGAACCGTTCTGTTCCTCATCGGCTCCGTGCTCTGCGCCGCCGCCTGGAACATGGCCTCCCTGATCGCCTTCCGCATCGTCCAGGGCCTCGGCGGCGGCGCCCTCCAGGGCACCGTCCAGACCATCGCCGCCGACCTGTACCCCCTGAAGGAACGCCCCAAGATCCAGGCGAAACTGTCCTCGGTCTGGGCCGCCTCCTCCATCGCGGGACCGGCCGTCGGCGGCCTCCTCGCCGGCTACGCGGACTGGCGCTGGATCTTCCTCATCAACGTCCCGGTCGGCCTGGTCGCCCTCTGGCTGATCGCCCGCCACCTGCTGGAACCCGGCCGCACCGCGCCCCGGGCCCGGGTCCGCGTGGACTGGGCGGGCGCGCTCGCGATCTTCGCCACCGGAGCCGTACTCGTCACCGCGCTCGTCCAGGGCGGCGTCGCCTGGCCCTGGCTGTCCGCCCCGTCCCTCGGCCTCCTCGGCGGAGCCGCCGCCCTCGCCGCGCTCACCGTCGTCATCGAGCGGCGCGCGGCCGAACCGATCATCCCCGGCTGGGTCTGGCGCCGCCGCACGATAGCCGCCGTCAACCTCGCCCTCGGGGCCCTCGGCCTGCTGATGGTCGCCCCGACGGTCTTCCTGCCGACGTACGCCCAGTCGGTCCTGGGCCTGGGCCCGATAGCGGCCGGCTTCGTCCTCTCCTCATGGACGTTGAGCTGGCCGATCACGGCCGCGCTGTCGAACCGGGTCTACACCCGCATAGGGTTCCGCCTCACCGCGATCCTGGGCATCTCGCTCGCCCTGCTCCTGCTGCTCGCGTTCCCGTTCCTGCCGTTCCCCGGCGAACCCTGGCAGCCGGCCCTCCTGATGCTGCTGCTCGGTGGATCCCTCGGCCTCTTCCAGCTGCCGCTGATCGTCGGCGTGCAGTCGACCGTCCCGTACGAGGAGAGGGGCACGACGACGGCCTCGGTCCTCTTCTGCCGCCAGGTCGGCCAGAGCGTCGGCGCGGCACTCTTCGGCGCGATCGCCAACGGCGTCCTGGCGGCGCGCCTCGGCGCGGACACGGACCTCGACACGCTGGCCCGCGCCCTGACCGCCACCGACGAGATCCGCCGGGCGGTCGACGCGGCGGTGGACCGGGTCTACCTGGGCGCGGCGGCAGCGGCGGCCCTCGCCCTCCTGGCCCTCCTCACGCTGGCCCCGCGCCGCTTCCCGGTCCTGAAGGAGGAGGACTGA
- a CDS encoding MFS transporter encodes MTTTTLERPRLFRLPDFRRLWIADTVSQAGTAITVLALPLVAIGPLHASPFQAGLLVTCEYLGFLLLGLPAGAWVDRMRRRRVMIVGDLARAALLASLPLAAWLGVLTLPQLYGVAFGLSVCTAFFDIAYQSHLPQLVDGERLVEANVALEASRTVTAAGGPGAGGALVAAVTAPVALVVDAVSFLASALFLSRIRRPDPRPERAPGARLRDEIAEGLRFVFRDRLLRALTIAAAISNLCGTVGASMLLVLLAGDLGMSPFLCGLVFTAEALGGFLGSLLVTRVAARLGEGRAMVASVVVSGTLWLLAVPFFHADGRYAVACLLQGLGWTAFMTFKVGTVSLRQRLTPAPLLGRVNATFRFLAWGSMPLGALAGGLVGQYVSVRAALWTGAVGELLAVVPLLVAVRGRRALDI; translated from the coding sequence ATGACCACCACGACCCTTGAACGCCCCCGGCTCTTCCGGCTCCCGGACTTCCGCCGGCTGTGGATCGCCGACACCGTGAGCCAGGCCGGTACGGCGATCACCGTCCTCGCGCTGCCCCTCGTGGCGATCGGCCCGCTGCACGCGTCCCCGTTCCAGGCGGGACTACTGGTGACGTGCGAGTACCTGGGCTTCCTCCTCCTCGGGCTGCCCGCCGGGGCGTGGGTGGACCGGATGCGCCGCCGCCGCGTGATGATCGTGGGCGATCTCGCCCGGGCCGCGCTGCTCGCGAGCCTCCCGCTCGCCGCGTGGCTCGGTGTGCTGACCCTGCCTCAGCTGTACGGGGTGGCCTTCGGGTTGTCCGTCTGCACGGCCTTCTTCGACATCGCGTACCAGAGCCATCTGCCCCAACTCGTCGACGGCGAGCGGCTGGTGGAGGCGAACGTGGCCCTGGAGGCGTCCCGTACGGTCACGGCGGCCGGCGGTCCCGGCGCGGGCGGCGCGCTCGTGGCGGCGGTGACGGCCCCGGTGGCGCTGGTGGTGGACGCCGTCAGCTTCCTCGCCTCCGCGCTGTTCCTCTCCCGGATCCGCCGCCCCGACCCCCGGCCGGAGCGGGCCCCCGGGGCCCGGCTGCGGGACGAGATCGCGGAGGGGCTGCGGTTCGTGTTCCGCGACCGGCTGTTGCGGGCGCTGACGATCGCCGCCGCGATCTCCAACCTGTGCGGCACGGTCGGTGCCTCGATGCTCCTGGTGCTGCTGGCGGGGGACCTGGGCATGTCGCCGTTCCTGTGCGGGCTCGTGTTCACGGCGGAGGCGCTCGGCGGCTTCCTCGGCAGCCTCCTCGTGACCCGTGTCGCGGCCCGTCTCGGCGAAGGCCGCGCGATGGTCGCCTCCGTCGTGGTCAGCGGGACGCTGTGGCTGCTCGCGGTGCCGTTCTTCCACGCGGACGGGCGGTACGCGGTGGCGTGCCTGCTCCAGGGCCTGGGCTGGACCGCCTTCATGACCTTCAAGGTCGGCACGGTGTCCCTCCGCCAGCGCCTCACCCCCGCCCCGCTCCTCGGCCGCGTGAATGCGACCTTCCGCTTCCTGGCCTGGGGCTCCATGCCGCTCGGCGCCCTGGCGGGCGGGCTCGTGGGCCAGTACGTGAGCGTGCGGGCGGCCCTGTGGACGGGCGCGGTGGGCGAACTCCTTGCCGTGGTGCCGTTGTTGGTGGCGGTACGGGGGCGCCGGGCACTCGACATTTAG
- a CDS encoding DUF397 domain-containing protein — protein sequence MNSAESLAWFKSSYSGGDGGDCVEVAVGAGAVHVRDSKDVSRPSLRVSPDAWAGFIGLASAE from the coding sequence ATGAACAGCGCGGAGTCCCTCGCCTGGTTCAAGAGCAGCTACAGCGGCGGTGACGGCGGCGACTGCGTCGAGGTCGCTGTCGGCGCGGGAGCCGTGCACGTCCGTGACTCCAAGGACGTGAGCCGCCCGTCCCTCCGGGTCTCGCCCGACGCCTGGGCCGGTTTCATCGGGCTCGCCTCGGCCGAGTAG
- a CDS encoding ATP-binding protein — MKSNNFDPTDTTQLSSASPYLGSRIFALQFTSTARGARLARRLVGVRLDEWGVPYGTGAHETTVLVAAELAANAVRHGHVPGRDFHLLLRVTDVARIEVSDTRAERVPPRPGRLPEPELAEGGRGLLLVDALADRWGWRPRLGAPGKTVWAECALA, encoded by the coding sequence ATGAAGAGCAACAACTTCGACCCCACCGACACCACCCAACTCTCCAGCGCCTCCCCTTACTTGGGCAGCAGGATCTTCGCTCTCCAGTTCACGTCGACCGCCCGGGGCGCACGGCTCGCGCGCCGGCTCGTCGGCGTCCGACTGGACGAGTGGGGTGTCCCGTACGGGACCGGGGCGCACGAGACCACCGTCCTGGTCGCGGCCGAGCTGGCGGCGAACGCGGTGCGGCACGGGCATGTGCCGGGGCGGGACTTCCACCTGCTGCTGCGGGTCACGGACGTCGCGCGGATCGAGGTGAGCGACACCCGCGCCGAGCGCGTACCGCCGCGCCCCGGCCGCCTTCCGGAGCCGGAACTCGCGGAAGGGGGTCGGGGGTTGCTGCTCGTCGACGCGCTCGCCGACCGGTGGGGCTGGCGCCCGAGGCTCGGCGCGCCGGGGAAGACGGTGTGGGCGGAGTGCGCCCTCGCGTGA
- a CDS encoding helix-turn-helix domain-containing protein — MAEEEPGGEAGQAADKSGKGVVAAFGQSLKTLRVRAKMEREELGKRLGYSASTIASFEQGRRIPPPRAVDQSDEVLDAGGLLSVWKDQLEKAQYPAFFRGMAQLEKQAIELLSYDTLVIKGLLQTEEYMRAVLSNRRPPLDAETIEQRVTARLARQAIFDRRPAPFLSFVMCESVLRRKVGGREVLRGQLEQLLLIGRQRNVEIQVMPLDGEDNAGLEGPFTVVTREDGKRFVYAEAQSTSALETDPKQTVLAAARYGIIRSQALSPRESLEFIEKLLGEL; from the coding sequence TTGGCGGAGGAAGAGCCTGGGGGTGAGGCCGGCCAGGCAGCGGACAAGTCCGGCAAGGGCGTGGTGGCTGCATTCGGACAGAGCCTGAAGACGCTGCGGGTGCGGGCGAAGATGGAGCGGGAGGAGCTCGGCAAACGGCTGGGCTACTCCGCGTCGACCATCGCCTCCTTCGAGCAGGGCCGGAGAATCCCGCCGCCGCGCGCGGTCGACCAGTCGGACGAGGTGCTGGACGCGGGCGGGTTGCTCTCGGTGTGGAAGGACCAGCTGGAGAAGGCGCAGTACCCGGCGTTCTTCCGGGGGATGGCGCAGCTGGAGAAGCAAGCCATAGAACTGCTGTCGTACGACACCCTGGTGATCAAGGGGCTGTTGCAGACCGAGGAGTACATGCGGGCGGTGCTGAGCAACCGGCGTCCGCCGCTCGACGCCGAGACCATCGAGCAGCGCGTGACCGCCCGGCTGGCCCGACAGGCCATCTTCGACCGACGCCCCGCGCCCTTCCTCAGCTTCGTCATGTGCGAATCGGTGCTGCGGCGGAAGGTCGGTGGCAGGGAGGTGCTGCGCGGGCAGTTGGAGCAGCTCCTCCTCATCGGCCGGCAGAGGAACGTCGAGATCCAGGTCATGCCGCTCGATGGTGAGGACAACGCGGGCTTGGAAGGGCCGTTCACGGTCGTCACCCGCGAGGACGGCAAGAGGTTCGTGTACGCCGAAGCCCAGAGCACGAGTGCCTTGGAGACCGACCCCAAGCAGACGGTTCTCGCCGCAGCCCGCTATGGGATCATCCGGTCGCAGGCTCTCAGCCCGCGAGAGTCACTGGAGTTCATCGAGAAATTGTTGGGAGAGCTATGA
- a CDS encoding ArsR/SmtB family transcription factor produces the protein MGEIRFGVDDLAQLRFAVSPLWESVAALRASADPGGHALHLPWIKTALTVGRERTDLLPHLPELEALAPPPRCPLAEIEEELATGLPGHREALLDWWAAGVRPYWPRIRAVLEADLAYRTRQLSEDGIQEVFAHLHPSLRWAEDRLTGPGLPARGLALGGGGITLAPSAFTARCVLLPGRKGVPPCLVYPVRAVGTLWERRAEPGDGLARLLGRSRAGLLGRTSTPTTTTGLAHQTGLSVGAVSQHLAVLRDAGLVTSHRYRREVYYRASELGRALLGPARPS, from the coding sequence GTGGGAGAGATACGGTTCGGGGTCGACGACCTGGCGCAGCTCCGGTTCGCCGTGTCACCCCTGTGGGAGTCCGTCGCGGCGCTGCGGGCCTCCGCCGACCCGGGGGGCCACGCCCTCCATCTCCCCTGGATCAAAACGGCGTTGACCGTCGGCCGGGAGCGCACCGACCTGCTCCCGCACCTGCCCGAGCTCGAAGCCCTCGCGCCCCCGCCGCGCTGCCCGCTCGCCGAGATCGAGGAGGAGCTCGCGACGGGGCTGCCCGGACACCGGGAGGCCCTGCTCGACTGGTGGGCTGCCGGGGTGCGGCCGTACTGGCCCCGGATCAGGGCCGTACTGGAGGCCGACCTCGCGTACCGCACCCGGCAGCTCTCCGAGGACGGCATCCAGGAGGTCTTCGCCCACCTCCACCCGAGCCTGCGGTGGGCGGAGGACCGGCTCACCGGGCCCGGCCTCCCGGCCCGGGGCCTCGCCCTGGGCGGCGGCGGGATCACCCTCGCCCCGAGCGCCTTCACGGCCCGCTGCGTCCTGCTCCCGGGGCGGAAGGGCGTACCGCCGTGCCTCGTCTATCCCGTACGGGCCGTCGGCACCCTGTGGGAGCGGCGCGCCGAACCGGGCGACGGGCTCGCGCGGCTCCTCGGACGCAGTCGGGCGGGACTCCTGGGCCGTACGAGCACCCCTACCACCACCACGGGCCTCGCCCACCAGACCGGGCTCAGCGTCGGCGCGGTCTCCCAGCACCTCGCGGTGCTGCGGGACGCCGGCCTGGTGACCTCGCACCGGTACCGGCGCGAGGTCTACTACCGGGCGAGCGAACTCGGCCGGGCGCTGCTCGGACCTGCACGCCCGTCCTAG
- a CDS encoding FG-GAP repeat domain-containing protein → MATGDGSQPWESQVVTVRDMASPSAEPVQVDLRALGEHYFFGGMAGSTLIAHDRPADGVSTVRLVTVADGRVTDRAVPGLPGGDCWFADAYAPGLAVFNCATSDAGLDSAVVDLATDTVVDMRPASESVWWPNAVSTTHVAWQELDDRGQGRIAVSRLGSTDVRYVEGTGIDPESFRLLGGWVLSGYRVALEQRAPYAPGRPFLARHPETGETIELLTHYSSAVPAPDGSLLVRGGTLDRNEGLYRVSLDGNGKPRAELVATTGQSTAVTYLGTTVPSTFTFDRIGQGADLTWQFSRTDTDVWLTLVHERTGERLQRRIWSTDPEAVNEARRDGQTISWRWDGSNPVNPLKAAYNGAYTWEIKAVPDDGIGPEAKASGRFTVNRAPVPHDYDDNGTPDILLHVDGGGALLRADTNKTASGDSVRHVLDYVPRVGVGWGIYDRIESVGDVAGTRVDDVVGRDENGVLWLYQGTGNGDEPLRGRVRVGSGWGIYDQLAGGSDLTGDGRSDLVATDKAGVLWLYKGTGNASAPFGARKKVGGGWGVYNQLTATGNLAGAGAGDLVARDKDGVLWLYLGKGDGTFAARTRVGGGWNAYPHVVAIGDGTGDGRADLVAFDAKGRSYTYAGTGDYRAPLKGRVEFALIADQYWLRLLHVL, encoded by the coding sequence GTGGCGACCGGGGACGGCTCGCAGCCGTGGGAGAGCCAGGTCGTCACGGTGCGCGACATGGCCTCGCCCTCGGCGGAGCCGGTGCAGGTCGACCTTCGGGCGCTCGGGGAGCACTACTTCTTCGGCGGCATGGCCGGCTCGACGCTGATCGCCCACGACAGGCCGGCCGACGGGGTGTCGACGGTCCGTCTCGTCACGGTCGCCGACGGACGTGTGACCGATCGCGCGGTGCCCGGACTCCCGGGAGGAGACTGCTGGTTCGCGGACGCCTACGCTCCCGGACTCGCTGTTTTCAACTGCGCCACTTCCGACGCGGGATTGGACTCGGCTGTCGTCGACCTCGCCACGGACACCGTCGTGGACATGCGCCCGGCCAGTGAATCGGTCTGGTGGCCGAACGCCGTCTCGACGACACACGTGGCCTGGCAGGAGCTGGACGACCGCGGGCAGGGCCGGATCGCCGTGTCCCGCCTGGGCTCCACCGACGTGCGATACGTCGAGGGCACCGGTATCGACCCGGAGAGTTTCCGGCTGCTCGGCGGCTGGGTGCTCTCGGGGTACCGGGTCGCCCTTGAGCAGCGCGCGCCGTACGCTCCGGGGCGCCCGTTCCTCGCCCGCCACCCGGAGACGGGTGAGACCATCGAGCTCCTTACCCACTACTCGTCCGCCGTGCCCGCCCCGGACGGCTCCCTGCTCGTACGCGGCGGCACGCTCGACCGGAACGAGGGCCTCTACCGGGTGTCGCTCGACGGGAACGGGAAGCCGCGGGCCGAGCTCGTCGCCACCACCGGGCAGTCGACGGCCGTGACGTACCTCGGCACCACCGTCCCGAGTACGTTCACCTTCGACCGCATCGGTCAGGGCGCCGACCTCACCTGGCAGTTCTCCCGTACGGATACGGACGTGTGGCTGACGCTCGTCCACGAGCGGACCGGCGAGCGTCTGCAGCGGAGGATCTGGTCCACGGACCCGGAGGCCGTCAACGAGGCCCGTCGGGACGGGCAGACCATCAGCTGGCGCTGGGACGGCTCGAACCCGGTCAACCCGCTGAAGGCCGCGTACAACGGCGCGTACACCTGGGAGATCAAGGCCGTCCCGGACGACGGCATCGGGCCGGAGGCGAAGGCCTCCGGGCGGTTCACGGTGAACCGCGCTCCCGTGCCGCACGACTACGACGACAACGGAACCCCCGACATCCTGCTGCACGTCGACGGCGGCGGTGCTCTCCTGCGCGCGGACACCAACAAGACCGCTTCCGGTGACAGTGTCCGGCACGTACTCGACTACGTGCCCCGCGTCGGGGTTGGCTGGGGCATCTACGACCGCATCGAGTCGGTCGGGGACGTCGCCGGCACCCGCGTGGACGACGTGGTCGGACGGGACGAGAACGGTGTGCTCTGGCTCTACCAGGGCACCGGCAACGGCGACGAGCCCCTCCGAGGCCGGGTCAGGGTCGGCAGTGGCTGGGGGATCTACGACCAGCTCGCCGGCGGCAGCGACCTGACCGGCGACGGCCGGTCCGACCTCGTCGCCACGGACAAGGCCGGCGTCCTCTGGCTCTACAAGGGAACGGGCAACGCCTCCGCCCCCTTCGGCGCCCGCAAGAAGGTCGGCGGCGGCTGGGGCGTCTACAACCAGCTCACCGCGACCGGCAACCTCGCCGGCGCGGGCGCCGGTGACCTCGTCGCCCGCGACAAGGACGGTGTCCTCTGGCTCTACCTCGGCAAGGGCGACGGCACCTTCGCCGCCCGTACCAGGGTCGGCGGCGGCTGGAACGCGTACCCGCACGTGGTCGCGATCGGCGACGGCACCGGCGACGGCCGGGCCGACCTGGTCGCCTTCGACGCGAAGGGCCGTTCGTACACGTACGCGGGGACCGGTGACTACCGCGCCCCCCTCAAGGGCCGGGTCGAGTTCGCCCTGATCGCCGACCAGTACTGGCTCCGCCTCCTGCACGTCCTCTGA
- a CDS encoding LysE/ArgO family amino acid transporter has product MTSSILAAVLAGFGTGLSLIVAIGAQNAFVLRQGARRHAVLAVVAICAVSDAVLIALGVAGVGAVVTAWPAALTAVGLVGGAFLLGYGFLAARRVLRPDPSAALTAGGPEAGSARRAVLTCLAMTWLNPHVYLDTVLLLGSLASDRGDLRWAFGVGAALASLGWFFTLGFGARLLSGVLSRPKAWRVLDGLVAATMLAMGGMLVAGA; this is encoded by the coding sequence ATGACCAGCAGCATCCTCGCCGCCGTACTCGCCGGATTCGGAACCGGCCTCTCCCTCATCGTGGCCATCGGTGCCCAGAACGCGTTCGTCCTGCGCCAGGGCGCCCGCCGTCACGCCGTCCTCGCGGTGGTGGCGATCTGTGCCGTGTCGGACGCGGTGCTGATCGCGCTCGGCGTGGCGGGGGTGGGTGCGGTGGTCACGGCGTGGCCGGCGGCGCTGACCGCGGTGGGGCTGGTGGGCGGGGCGTTCCTGCTCGGCTACGGCTTCCTCGCGGCCCGGCGCGTGCTGCGCCCCGATCCGTCCGCCGCCCTGACCGCGGGCGGCCCGGAGGCCGGCTCGGCCCGCCGGGCGGTCCTGACCTGCCTGGCCATGACGTGGCTGAACCCGCACGTGTACCTGGACACCGTGCTGCTCCTCGGCTCGCTCGCCTCCGACCGCGGCGACCTGCGCTGGGCCTTCGGCGTGGGCGCGGCCCTGGCCAGTCTGGGCTGGTTCTTCACCCTGGGCTTCGGCGCCCGGCTGCTGAGCGGCGTCCTGTCCCGGCCGAAGGCCTGGCGCGTACTGGACGGGCTGGTCGCGGCGACCATGCTGGCGATGGGCGGAATGCTGGTGGCGGGAGCCTAG
- a CDS encoding alpha/beta fold hydrolase, with amino-acid sequence MATYVLIPGAASDPWYWHLLEAELRRRGHDVVAVDLPCDDDSAGLAEYADTVVDAIGDRTDLILVAHSFGGFTAPLVCGRVQADVLVMLQAQVPAPGESPGEWWANTGYEQARREQDERDGSDPEDDVALFHHDTPPALAAEAQKHTRTQSATPLKKPWPLAAWPDVPTKFLLARDDRFFPAEYMRRIVRERLGITPDEMPGDHCPMLGHPRELADRLEAYRPGT; translated from the coding sequence ATGGCTACGTACGTGTTGATTCCCGGTGCCGCGTCCGACCCGTGGTACTGGCACCTGCTGGAGGCCGAGCTGCGAAGGCGGGGCCATGACGTCGTGGCGGTGGACCTGCCCTGCGACGACGACTCGGCCGGGCTGGCCGAGTACGCCGACACCGTGGTCGACGCCATCGGCGATCGCACCGACCTGATCTTGGTGGCCCATTCCTTCGGCGGGTTCACCGCACCGCTGGTGTGCGGCCGCGTGCAGGCGGACGTGCTGGTGATGCTGCAGGCGCAGGTCCCGGCACCGGGCGAGAGTCCGGGCGAGTGGTGGGCCAACACCGGCTACGAGCAGGCCAGGCGCGAACAAGACGAACGCGACGGCAGCGACCCGGAAGACGACGTCGCCCTGTTCCACCACGACACCCCGCCGGCACTGGCCGCCGAGGCCCAGAAGCACACGCGCACGCAATCGGCCACGCCGCTCAAGAAGCCATGGCCACTGGCCGCGTGGCCGGATGTGCCCACGAAGTTCCTCCTGGCCAGGGACGACCGCTTCTTCCCCGCCGAGTACATGCGCCGGATCGTGCGGGAACGCCTGGGCATCACACCCGACGAGATGCCCGGTGACCACTGCCCCATGCTCGGTCACCCCAGGGAACTGGCCGACCGCCTGGAGGCATACCGCCCCGGGACGTAG
- a CDS encoding GDSL-type esterase/lipase family protein, whose amino-acid sequence MSEPRPHALFSFGTLLDQRVQTALFGRTVPTTAASLAGYTTRPLTITDESVIATSGQDVHLTLERKLGATVEGAVLRLSDQELAAADDYEVDDYARRRVLLASGETAWAYLDARALRAAARVVIVGDSIAYGRCDPQGGWAAHFSAAHIAANETQHRVFNLAIPGSSLTDVSEQIPPLLAPRHPDTLVVAAGINDSALPVAASDTDRDALPHVTDPLVSLAATARQHNARMVVVGPIWVDETRLGDYEGLRFTTERALALRAILQTWCEENHIDFLDMWEPLRDRPHLLVDGLHPDPEGHKELYRHLSTLSC is encoded by the coding sequence GTGAGCGAGCCGCGCCCCCACGCCCTGTTCTCCTTCGGCACGCTGCTGGACCAGCGGGTCCAGACCGCTCTCTTCGGTCGCACGGTACCGACGACCGCGGCGTCACTGGCCGGTTACACGACCAGGCCCCTGACCATCACCGACGAGTCCGTGATCGCCACCAGCGGCCAGGACGTGCACCTGACTCTGGAGCGGAAGCTCGGCGCCACGGTCGAGGGCGCCGTCCTGCGTCTGAGCGACCAGGAGCTGGCCGCTGCCGACGACTACGAGGTGGACGACTACGCCCGGCGGCGAGTACTCCTCGCCTCGGGGGAGACCGCCTGGGCCTACCTGGACGCGCGGGCGCTGCGCGCGGCGGCACGCGTCGTGATCGTCGGCGACAGCATCGCCTATGGACGCTGCGACCCTCAGGGAGGCTGGGCCGCACACTTCTCGGCTGCCCACATCGCGGCGAACGAGACCCAGCACCGGGTCTTCAACCTGGCCATCCCCGGCAGCAGTCTGACGGACGTCAGCGAGCAGATACCGCCGCTCCTGGCTCCCCGCCACCCCGACACGCTCGTCGTGGCCGCCGGGATCAACGACTCCGCCCTGCCCGTCGCCGCGTCGGACACCGACCGCGACGCGTTGCCGCACGTCACCGACCCTCTCGTCTCGCTGGCCGCGACAGCCCGGCAGCACAACGCGCGCATGGTCGTGGTCGGACCGATCTGGGTCGACGAGACGCGGCTCGGCGATTACGAGGGCCTCCGCTTCACCACGGAGCGGGCGCTCGCGCTGCGTGCCATCCTGCAGACCTGGTGCGAGGAGAACCACATCGACTTCCTCGACATGTGGGAGCCGCTCCGCGACCGACCCCACCTGCTCGTCGACGGTCTGCACCCCGACCCGGAAGGACACAAGGAGCTCTACCGGCATCTGAGCACCCTCAGTTGCTGA